The Achromobacter deleyi genome has a window encoding:
- a CDS encoding phosphatase PAP2 family protein has protein sequence MSSPSLPAPRAPARVSYLLTHVLGVTLILACLAWWANASGLDLRIARTLFDPVLDGFPLHGSRWLELLGHRMVLALPIGVALAAAGVVAASFRIPAWRRWRGAALAVAATCLAGQLLVNQLKHHTTLPRPYDLDTLGGYTPYPLHWWTWARARAGGALPSGHAGAGYAMLSLYFVGWSLGRPAWRWGGLAIGVTAGLGFSVVRILQGAHFLSQTIWSAALMWLLAAVFFYPVILGRPADGPPRADAVS, from the coding sequence ATGTCGTCCCCTTCGCTGCCGGCGCCCCGCGCGCCGGCCAGAGTTTCGTACCTGCTCACGCACGTGCTCGGCGTCACGCTGATCCTGGCATGCCTGGCGTGGTGGGCCAACGCCTCGGGGCTGGACCTGCGCATCGCCCGGACGCTGTTCGATCCGGTCCTGGACGGCTTTCCGCTGCATGGCAGCCGCTGGCTGGAACTGCTTGGCCATCGCATGGTGCTGGCCTTGCCGATCGGCGTGGCCCTGGCCGCGGCTGGCGTGGTGGCGGCGAGTTTCCGCATACCCGCCTGGCGGCGCTGGCGGGGTGCGGCGCTGGCCGTGGCGGCGACATGCCTGGCCGGACAATTGCTGGTCAACCAGCTCAAGCACCACACGACCTTGCCGCGCCCCTATGACCTGGACACCCTGGGCGGCTATACGCCATATCCGCTGCATTGGTGGACCTGGGCGCGCGCGCGCGCCGGGGGCGCGCTGCCCAGCGGTCATGCCGGCGCGGGGTACGCCATGCTGAGCCTGTATTTCGTGGGCTGGTCGCTGGGACGGCCCGCCTGGCGTTGGGGTGGGCTGGCCATCGGGGTGACGGCCGGCCTGGGGTTTTCCGTCGTGCGCATCCTGCAAGGGGCGCATTTTCTCAGCCAGACGATCTGGTCCGCCGCGCTGATGTGGCTGCTGGCGGCGGTTTTCTTCTATCCGGTGATCTTGGGGCGGCCCGCGGACGGCCCGCCCCGCGCCGACGCGGTCAGTTGA
- a CDS encoding TRAP transporter large permease has protein sequence MALTLLSFTFMGFLVIGVPVAFAIGLSSITAIMYEDLPLAVAFQQMTSGMNAFSFLAIPFFIFTGELMLYGGIADRIVAFAKSLVGHVRGGLGMSNVLACTLFGGVSGSPVADVSAMGSVMIPMMKREGYHADYAVNVTTHAALVGALMPTSHNIIIYTLAAGGKVSIAALIAAGVVPALILTACNLAAAYFVARSRGYPAGTFPGWHIVLRSMVAAAPGLFVVVLIIAGILSGVFTATESAAVAVLYALALTIFVYRSLTWDQFVRAASKAVKTTGVVLLLIGISATFGYLISFYGVAEKTGQLMASVSTEPWAIFLMVNIILFVLGTFLDMAATILICTPIFLPICMQYGMGPVQFGMVLLLNCALGLNTPPVGTTQFVGCAIGGVSVGTVMRTIWPFYGALLAALALVTYVPAFSLWLPGVLLN, from the coding sequence GACTCTGCTCTCCTTTACCTTCATGGGGTTCCTCGTGATCGGGGTGCCGGTGGCCTTCGCCATCGGGCTGTCCTCCATCACGGCCATCATGTACGAAGACCTGCCGCTGGCGGTGGCCTTCCAGCAGATGACCTCCGGCATGAACGCGTTTTCGTTCCTGGCCATTCCCTTCTTCATCTTCACGGGCGAACTGATGCTGTACGGCGGCATCGCCGACCGCATCGTGGCGTTCGCGAAGTCGCTGGTGGGCCATGTGCGCGGCGGCCTGGGCATGTCCAACGTGCTGGCCTGCACGCTGTTTGGCGGCGTGTCGGGATCGCCCGTTGCGGACGTGTCGGCGATGGGCTCCGTGATGATCCCGATGATGAAGCGCGAGGGCTATCACGCGGACTACGCGGTCAATGTCACCACGCACGCGGCGCTGGTGGGCGCGCTGATGCCGACCAGCCACAACATCATCATCTACACGCTGGCCGCGGGCGGCAAGGTGTCGATCGCGGCGCTGATCGCCGCCGGGGTGGTGCCCGCCCTCATCCTGACGGCATGCAATCTTGCCGCCGCCTACTTCGTCGCGCGCAGCCGGGGCTATCCGGCCGGCACCTTCCCGGGCTGGCACATCGTGCTGCGTTCGATGGTCGCCGCCGCGCCCGGCCTGTTCGTGGTCGTGCTGATCATCGCGGGCATCCTGAGCGGCGTCTTCACCGCGACCGAATCCGCGGCGGTGGCGGTGCTCTATGCGCTGGCGCTGACGATCTTCGTCTACCGCTCGCTGACCTGGGACCAGTTCGTGCGCGCCGCCAGCAAAGCCGTGAAGACCACGGGCGTGGTGCTGCTGCTGATCGGCATCTCCGCCACCTTCGGCTACCTGATCAGCTTCTATGGCGTGGCCGAGAAGACCGGCCAGCTGATGGCGTCGGTGTCCACCGAACCGTGGGCCATCTTCCTGATGGTCAACATCATCCTGTTCGTGCTGGGAACGTTCCTGGACATGGCCGCCACCATCCTGATCTGCACGCCGATCTTCCTGCCGATCTGCATGCAGTACGGCATGGGGCCGGTGCAATTCGGCATGGTCCTGCTGTTGAACTGCGCGCTGGGGCTGAATACCCCGCCGGTCGGCACCACGCAGTTCGTGGGGTGCGCGATCGGTGGCGTATCCGTAGGCACGGTGATGCGGACCATCTGGCCGTTCTACGGCGCGCTGCTGGCCGCGCTGGCGCTGGTGACCTATGTCCCGGCGTTTTCGCTGTGGTTGCCTGGCGTGCTGCTCAACTGA